In Streptomyces sp. NBC_00433, a single genomic region encodes these proteins:
- a CDS encoding alpha/beta hydrolase encodes MRFRVSPLTSGGLSAVLLTSDRIPIEAEHVSGAGGGRDLAIVVAHGFTGALERPAVRRAAAVLRGSGGVLTFSFRGHGRSGGQSTVGDREVLDLDAAVGWARRLGYAKVAVVGFSMGASVVLRHAGAGAGAGLSGVDAVVSVSSPARWYYRGTAPMRRLHWVVTRPAGRLVSRVGLGTRVHSADWDPVPRSPVESVPYIAPTPLLIVHGDRDGYFPLDHPYSLAAAAGEGGADLWIEPGFGHAENAADAALLGRIGDWLTARIGVR; translated from the coding sequence ATGCGTTTCCGTGTTTCGCCGCTCACTTCGGGTGGTCTCAGCGCGGTTCTGTTGACGTCGGACCGTATACCGATCGAGGCCGAACACGTGAGCGGTGCGGGGGGTGGGCGCGATCTGGCCATCGTCGTCGCGCACGGATTCACCGGCGCGCTGGAGCGCCCCGCGGTGCGCAGGGCCGCGGCGGTGCTGCGCGGCAGCGGCGGGGTGCTGACCTTCTCCTTCCGCGGGCACGGCCGCTCCGGCGGGCAGTCCACGGTGGGCGACCGCGAGGTCCTCGACCTGGACGCGGCGGTCGGCTGGGCGCGGCGGCTCGGCTACGCCAAAGTGGCCGTGGTCGGCTTCTCGATGGGCGCCTCCGTGGTGCTGCGGCACGCGGGCGCGGGCGCCGGCGCGGGCCTGTCAGGGGTCGACGCGGTCGTCTCGGTCAGTTCGCCCGCCCGCTGGTATTACCGCGGTACGGCGCCGATGCGGCGGCTGCACTGGGTGGTGACCAGGCCCGCGGGCCGGCTGGTCTCCCGGGTCGGCCTCGGCACCCGCGTCCACTCCGCGGACTGGGACCCGGTGCCGCGCTCGCCGGTCGAGTCGGTGCCGTACATCGCGCCGACGCCGCTGCTGATCGTGCACGGCGACCGCGACGGCTACTTCCCGCTCGACCACCCGTATTCGCTGGCCGCCGCGGCGGGCGAGGGCGGCGCCGACCTGTGGATCGAGCCCGGCTTCGGCCACGCGGAGAATGCCGCGGACGCGGCCCTGCTCGGCCGGATCGGCGACTGGCTGACCGCCCGTATTGGAGTGCGGTGA
- a CDS encoding transcriptional repressor, translated as MVTTDWKTDLRRRGYRLTPQRQLVLEAVECLEHATPDAILSEVRRTASGINISTVYRTLELLEELGLVSHAHLGHGAPTYHLADRHDHMHLVCRDCDVVTEADVDLAAPLGDRLRAEFGFETDMKHFAIFGRCRDCAAKAADS; from the coding sequence ATGGTCACCACCGACTGGAAGACCGACCTGCGCCGGCGCGGCTACCGGCTGACGCCGCAGCGGCAGCTGGTGCTGGAGGCCGTCGAGTGCCTGGAGCACGCGACACCCGACGCCATCCTCTCCGAGGTGCGCAGGACCGCGTCCGGCATCAACATCTCCACTGTCTACCGCACCCTGGAGCTGCTGGAGGAGCTGGGCCTGGTCAGCCACGCCCACCTCGGGCACGGCGCTCCCACCTACCACCTCGCGGACCGGCACGACCACATGCACCTGGTGTGCCGCGACTGCGACGTGGTCACCGAGGCCGACGTGGACCTGGCGGCGCCGCTCGGCGACCGGTTGCGGGCGGAGTTCGGCTTCGAGACCGACATGAAGCACTTCGCGATCTTCGGCCGCTGCCGGGACTGCGCGGCCAAGGCGGCGGACTCGTAG
- the dtd gene encoding D-aminoacyl-tRNA deacylase encodes MRAVAQRVSEAKVVVDGRTVGAVEGPGLCVLVGVTHDDTPEKAAALARKLWTLRILPDERSCSDIGAPLLVISQFTLYGDARKGRRPTWNSAAPGQVAEPLVDEVVAQLRALGATVETGVFGADMKVSLTNDGPFTVVLEL; translated from the coding sequence ATGCGTGCGGTGGCCCAGCGGGTGAGCGAGGCGAAGGTCGTGGTCGACGGGCGGACCGTCGGCGCCGTCGAGGGTCCGGGGCTGTGCGTCCTGGTCGGGGTGACGCACGACGACACCCCGGAGAAGGCTGCGGCACTGGCCCGCAAGCTGTGGACGCTGCGCATCCTGCCCGACGAGCGGTCCTGCTCCGACATCGGGGCACCGCTGCTGGTGATCAGTCAGTTCACGCTCTACGGTGACGCCCGCAAGGGCCGCCGCCCCACCTGGAATTCCGCCGCGCCCGGCCAGGTCGCCGAGCCGCTGGTCGACGAGGTCGTCGCCCAGCTGCGTGCGCTGGGCGCGACGGTCGAGACCGGGGTCTTCGGCGCCGACATGAAGGTGTCGCTCACCAACGACGGGCCCTTCACCGTCGTACTGGAGCTGTGA
- a CDS encoding MoaD/ThiS family protein: MAATDTAARPAAGTIRYWAAAKAAAGTAEEPYRAATLADALAAARRRHAGRPDFARVLLRCSFLVDGHPVGTRDHEQVPLPDRGTVEVLPPFAGGSV, encoded by the coding sequence ATGGCTGCAACCGACACGGCCGCGCGCCCGGCGGCGGGCACGATCCGCTACTGGGCCGCCGCCAAGGCCGCCGCGGGCACGGCGGAGGAGCCCTACCGCGCGGCCACGCTCGCCGACGCGCTGGCCGCGGCCCGGCGGCGGCACGCGGGGCGGCCGGACTTCGCCCGCGTGCTGCTGCGCTGCTCCTTCCTGGTCGACGGCCACCCGGTCGGCACCCGGGACCACGAGCAGGTGCCGCTGCCCGACCGCGGCACCGTCGAGGTGCTGCCGCCCTTCGCCGGGGGGTCGGTATGA
- a CDS encoding HAMP domain-containing histidine kinase: MKKLALRSRLTLLTAVAVAVAVAAVALASWFITRDQLVTQLDSTLHSTAVAPGYLTKTIQDCMSSVQSGGNLPPSAVGVQIVKADGTRCVGDGTPPIKVQARDIEVAEGAVDSVTHNGRTDSGQAVRVFTEPLTSGPSRASTGYALSISRPLAEIDKTLTTLAWVLLAVAGIGVIGASSAGLWIARTGLRPVDQLTEAVEHVARTEDLNVRIPVEGEDEIARLGKSFNAMTAALASSRDRQQQLIADAGHELRTPLTSLRTNIELLERSEATGRAIPPEDRRALLASVKAQMTELAALIGDLQELSRPDAAPTLQVVPLHEITGTALERARLRGPDLTITADVSPWFVRGEAAALERALVNLLDNAVKFSPPAGRIDVTLYGGRLTVRDHGPGIPAEELPHVFERFWRSPSARSLPGSGLGLSIVARTVHQAGGTVALTPAQGGGTEATLYLPGAPTAPPDAPPTT; encoded by the coding sequence GTGAAGAAGCTCGCCCTGCGCTCGCGGCTGACCCTGCTGACAGCCGTGGCGGTGGCGGTCGCGGTCGCGGCCGTCGCGCTCGCGTCGTGGTTCATCACCCGCGACCAGCTGGTCACCCAGCTCGACTCGACGCTGCACAGCACCGCGGTCGCCCCCGGCTACCTGACCAAGACGATCCAGGACTGCATGTCGTCCGTGCAGTCCGGCGGCAACCTGCCGCCGAGCGCGGTCGGCGTCCAGATCGTCAAGGCGGACGGGACCCGCTGCGTCGGTGACGGCACACCGCCGATCAAGGTCCAGGCCCGCGACATCGAGGTGGCGGAGGGCGCCGTGGACAGCGTGACGCACAACGGCCGTACCGACAGCGGCCAAGCCGTCCGCGTCTTCACCGAGCCGCTGACCAGCGGGCCCTCCCGGGCGTCCACCGGCTACGCCCTGTCCATCTCCCGTCCGCTGGCCGAGATCGACAAGACCCTCACCACCCTGGCGTGGGTGCTGCTCGCCGTCGCCGGGATCGGTGTGATCGGCGCGTCCAGCGCCGGGCTGTGGATCGCCCGTACGGGACTGCGGCCCGTCGACCAGCTGACGGAGGCCGTCGAGCACGTCGCCCGCACCGAGGACCTGAACGTCCGCATCCCGGTCGAGGGGGAGGACGAGATCGCCAGGCTCGGCAAGTCCTTCAACGCGATGACGGCCGCGCTGGCGTCGTCCCGGGACCGCCAGCAGCAGCTGATCGCCGACGCGGGGCACGAGCTGCGCACCCCGCTGACGTCGCTGCGCACCAACATCGAGCTGCTGGAGCGCAGCGAGGCGACGGGCCGGGCCATCCCGCCGGAGGACCGGCGGGCGCTGCTGGCCTCGGTGAAGGCGCAGATGACCGAACTGGCCGCGCTGATCGGCGACCTCCAGGAGCTGTCCCGCCCGGACGCCGCCCCGACGCTGCAGGTCGTGCCGCTGCACGAGATCACCGGCACCGCCCTGGAGCGCGCCCGGCTGCGCGGGCCCGACCTGACCATCACCGCCGACGTGTCGCCGTGGTTCGTCCGCGGCGAGGCGGCGGCCCTGGAGCGGGCCCTGGTCAACCTGCTGGACAACGCGGTGAAGTTCAGCCCGCCGGCCGGCCGGATCGACGTGACGCTGTACGGCGGCCGGCTGACCGTACGCGACCACGGGCCCGGCATCCCGGCCGAGGAACTGCCGCACGTCTTCGAGCGCTTCTGGCGTTCGCCGAGCGCCCGCTCGCTGCCCGGCAGCGGTCTCGGCCTGTCCATCGTGGCCCGCACGGTGCACCAGGCCGGCGGCACGGTCGCCCTGACCCCGGCCCAGGGCGGCGGCACCGAGGCCACGTTGTATCTGCCGGGCGCCCCCACGGCCCCGCCGGACGCCCCGCCGACAACCTGA
- a CDS encoding DUF2993 domain-containing protein, translated as MRVWRMVLIAVVVLGGLFVAADRIAVSVAQNKAAERAQATQGLDHKPKVSIEGFPFLTQAAFGKLDDVKISADDIAAGDGGQSLRIATFKADLHGVKFSNGYRTAIADSADGVAFITYADLSKAAPHGITVASAGTSADGKAMVKLTGTIPGIGVKISVLSQVTVRGADSIGLHAVSLPKELTALGLEDNVRQQIDFERQLTHLPSGISLTSVTTAPEGISVAAGGRHVTLAG; from the coding sequence ATGCGAGTGTGGCGGATGGTCCTGATCGCGGTGGTGGTGCTCGGCGGCCTGTTCGTCGCCGCCGACCGGATCGCGGTCTCGGTGGCGCAGAACAAGGCGGCGGAGCGCGCCCAGGCCACGCAGGGGCTCGACCACAAGCCGAAGGTGTCGATCGAGGGTTTCCCGTTCCTGACCCAGGCGGCGTTCGGCAAGCTGGACGACGTGAAGATCTCGGCCGACGACATCGCGGCGGGCGACGGCGGGCAGAGCCTGCGGATCGCGACCTTCAAGGCCGACCTGCACGGGGTGAAGTTCTCCAACGGCTACCGCACGGCGATCGCGGACAGCGCCGACGGCGTCGCCTTCATCACCTACGCGGACCTGTCCAAGGCGGCGCCTCACGGCATCACCGTCGCCTCGGCGGGCACCAGCGCGGACGGCAAGGCGATGGTCAAGCTGACCGGGACCATCCCCGGCATCGGCGTGAAGATCAGCGTGCTCAGCCAGGTGACCGTGCGCGGCGCGGACTCGATAGGGCTGCACGCGGTGAGCCTGCCCAAGGAGCTGACCGCGCTCGGCCTGGAGGACAACGTCAGGCAGCAGATCGACTTCGAGCGGCAGCTGACCCACCTGCCGTCCGGGATCTCGCTGACCTCGGTGACGACCGCGCCGGAAGGCATATCCGTGGCGGCCGGCGGAAGGCACGTGACGCTCGCCGGCTGA
- a CDS encoding LacI family transcriptional regulator: MPKVTRDDVARLAGTSTAVVSYVINNGPRPVAPATRERVLAAIKQLGYRPDRVAQAMASRRTDLIGLIVPDARQPFFAEMAHAVEQAASERGKMVLVGNSDYLDEREVHYLRAFLGMRVSGLILISQGLSDNAATEIDAWDARVVLLHERPEAIDDIAVRTDDIGGAQLAVRHLLEHGHDYVACLGGTEVTPVIGDPVTDHVVGWRRAMEEAGRSTEGRLFQAPYNRYDAYEVALDLLAGPDRPPAIFCATDDQAIGVLRAARELRIDVPEQLAVAGFDDVKEAALADPPLTTVASDRQAMARAAVDAVLDDSLRVPGARRERLRQFPSRLVVRGSCGCHR, from the coding sequence GTGCCCAAGGTGACGCGCGACGACGTGGCCAGGCTGGCGGGGACCTCCACCGCGGTCGTCAGCTACGTCATCAACAACGGACCCCGGCCGGTAGCCCCGGCCACCCGCGAGCGAGTGCTCGCGGCCATCAAGCAGCTCGGCTATCGCCCGGACCGTGTGGCCCAGGCGATGGCCAGCCGCCGTACCGACCTGATCGGCCTGATCGTCCCCGACGCGCGCCAGCCCTTCTTCGCGGAGATGGCGCACGCGGTGGAACAGGCCGCGTCCGAGCGCGGAAAAATGGTGCTGGTCGGCAACTCCGACTACCTCGACGAGCGCGAGGTCCACTACCTGCGGGCCTTCCTCGGGATGCGGGTCTCCGGGCTGATCCTGATCAGCCAGGGACTCAGCGACAACGCCGCCACCGAGATCGACGCCTGGGACGCCCGGGTGGTGCTGCTGCACGAGCGGCCCGAGGCCATCGACGACATCGCGGTGCGCACCGACGACATCGGCGGCGCGCAACTCGCCGTGCGCCACCTGCTGGAGCACGGCCACGACTACGTGGCCTGCCTCGGCGGCACCGAGGTCACCCCGGTGATCGGCGACCCCGTCACCGACCACGTCGTCGGCTGGCGGCGGGCCATGGAGGAAGCCGGGCGGTCCACCGAGGGCCGCCTTTTCCAGGCCCCCTACAACCGCTACGACGCCTACGAGGTCGCGCTCGACCTGCTGGCCGGCCCCGACCGGCCGCCTGCCATCTTCTGCGCCACCGACGACCAGGCGATCGGCGTCCTGCGGGCCGCCCGCGAACTGCGCATCGACGTCCCCGAACAGCTCGCCGTGGCCGGCTTCGACGACGTCAAGGAGGCGGCACTCGCCGACCCCCCGCTGACCACGGTGGCCTCCGACCGCCAGGCCATGGCCCGCGCCGCCGTCGACGCGGTCCTCGACGACTCCCTCCGCGTCCCCGGCGCCCGCCGCGAACGCCTCCGCCAATTCCCTTCCCGCCTCGTGGTCCGCGGCTCCTGCGGCTGCCACCGCTAG
- a CDS encoding sulfurtransferase, producing the protein MSRSDVLVDADWVEAHIDDPKVVIVEVDEDTSAYDKNHIKNAVRIDWKKDLQDPVRRDFVDQAGFEALLSAKGIANDDTVVLYGGNNNWFASYAYWYFKLYGHEAVRLLDGGRKKWELDSRDLVAAVPERAATDYKAKAQNTAIRAFRDDVVAAIGTLNLVDVRSPDEFSGKLLAPAHLPQEQSQRPGHVPSARNIPWSKNANDDGTFKSDAELVKLYQDESVDLAKDTIAYCRIGERSALTWFVLHELLDQDNVKNYDGSWTEYGSLVGVPIELGAN; encoded by the coding sequence ATGAGCCGCAGTGACGTCCTGGTCGACGCCGACTGGGTCGAGGCCCACATCGACGACCCCAAGGTGGTCATCGTGGAGGTGGACGAGGACACCTCGGCGTACGACAAGAACCACATCAAGAACGCCGTCCGCATCGACTGGAAGAAGGACCTCCAGGACCCGGTCCGCCGCGACTTCGTGGACCAGGCCGGCTTCGAGGCGCTGCTGTCCGCCAAGGGCATCGCGAACGACGACACCGTCGTCCTCTACGGCGGCAACAACAACTGGTTCGCGTCCTACGCGTACTGGTACTTCAAGCTCTACGGCCACGAGGCCGTCCGGCTGCTGGACGGCGGCCGCAAGAAGTGGGAGCTGGACTCGCGCGACCTGGTCGCCGCCGTTCCCGAGCGCGCCGCGACCGACTACAAGGCGAAGGCGCAGAACACCGCGATCCGCGCCTTCCGCGACGACGTCGTCGCCGCGATCGGCACGCTGAACCTGGTCGACGTGCGCTCGCCCGACGAGTTCTCCGGCAAGCTGCTCGCCCCGGCCCACCTCCCGCAGGAGCAGTCGCAGCGCCCCGGCCACGTGCCGAGCGCCCGCAACATCCCGTGGTCGAAGAACGCCAACGACGACGGCACCTTCAAGTCCGACGCCGAACTGGTCAAGCTCTACCAGGACGAGAGCGTCGACCTGGCCAAGGACACCATCGCGTACTGCCGGATCGGCGAGCGCTCCGCGCTCACCTGGTTCGTGCTGCACGAGCTGCTCGACCAGGACAACGTCAAGAACTACGACGGCTCGTGGACCGAGTACGGCTCGCTCGTCGGCGTGCCGATCGAACTCGGCGCCAACTGA
- a CDS encoding FABP family protein codes for MIEIPSDLHPDLVPLVFLLGRWEGAGVFDFPGAEKCNFGQSVSFTHDGRPFLEYVSHTWVLDDEGKKVGPLESESGFWRIGEDRKVDVTTTRDEGVVEIWTGELAEGKPQIDLVTDAVARLPFAPEYSGGKRLYGYVNSDLMWVGEKATPSVPLRAYMSAHLKKVVDPREWVADLKDLPDDGIAFFK; via the coding sequence ATGATCGAGATCCCTTCCGACCTGCACCCCGACCTCGTGCCGCTGGTCTTCCTGCTCGGCCGCTGGGAGGGCGCGGGCGTCTTCGACTTCCCGGGCGCCGAGAAGTGCAACTTCGGGCAGTCCGTCTCCTTCACCCACGACGGCCGGCCCTTCCTGGAGTACGTCTCGCACACCTGGGTCCTGGACGACGAGGGCAAGAAGGTCGGGCCGCTGGAGAGCGAGAGCGGCTTCTGGCGCATCGGCGAGGACCGCAAGGTCGACGTCACCACCACCCGCGACGAGGGCGTGGTGGAGATCTGGACCGGCGAGCTGGCCGAGGGCAAGCCGCAGATCGACCTGGTCACCGACGCGGTCGCCCGGCTGCCCTTCGCCCCCGAATACAGCGGCGGCAAGCGGCTGTACGGCTACGTCAACAGCGACCTGATGTGGGTCGGCGAGAAGGCCACCCCGTCGGTGCCGCTGCGGGCGTACATGTCGGCGCACCTGAAGAAGGTCGTGGACCCGCGGGAATGGGTCGCCGACCTCAAGGACCTTCCCGACGACGGCATCGCCTTCTTCAAGTAG
- a CDS encoding DsrE family protein produces the protein MAKKLVIKVTAGADAPERCSQAFTVAAVAVASGVEVSLWLTGESAWFALPGRAAEFELPHAAPLPDLIDAVLAAGAITLCSQCAARRDIAEKDVIEGVRVAGAQLFVSEIMPDGVQALVY, from the coding sequence ATGGCGAAGAAGCTCGTGATCAAGGTGACGGCGGGCGCGGACGCGCCCGAGCGGTGCTCGCAGGCCTTCACGGTGGCGGCGGTCGCGGTGGCCAGCGGCGTGGAGGTCTCGCTCTGGCTGACCGGCGAGTCGGCGTGGTTCGCGCTGCCGGGGCGGGCGGCGGAGTTCGAACTGCCCCACGCGGCGCCGCTTCCCGACCTGATCGACGCGGTGCTGGCCGCCGGGGCGATCACCCTGTGCAGCCAGTGCGCGGCTCGGCGCGACATCGCCGAGAAGGACGTGATCGAGGGCGTGCGCGTCGCGGGCGCGCAGCTCTTCGTCAGCGAGATCATGCCCGACGGTGTGCAGGCGCTGGTCTACTGA
- a CDS encoding response regulator transcription factor — MSPGPGSAPSAGESGEAPARILIVDDEPAVREALRRSLAFEGYDTELAADGMAALETADTYRPDAIVLDVLMPRMDGLTTARRLRATGVTTPILMLTARDTVGDRVTGLDAGADDYLVKPFELDELLARLRALLRRSSYAAAAGGELADHILAFADLRMDATTREVTRDGHPVELTRTEYTLLELFLTHPRQVLTREQILKAVWGFDFEPSSNSLDVYVMYLRRKTEAGGMRRLVHTVRGVGYVLRAPDGGPA; from the coding sequence ATGAGCCCTGGTCCCGGCTCCGCCCCCAGCGCCGGCGAGTCCGGCGAGGCGCCCGCCCGCATCCTGATCGTGGACGACGAGCCCGCCGTACGCGAGGCGCTGCGCCGGAGCCTGGCCTTCGAGGGCTACGACACGGAGCTGGCCGCGGACGGCATGGCCGCGCTGGAGACCGCCGACACGTACCGCCCCGACGCGATCGTGCTGGACGTCCTGATGCCGCGGATGGACGGCCTGACCACCGCCCGCCGGCTGCGGGCCACCGGGGTCACCACCCCCATCCTGATGCTCACCGCCAGGGACACCGTCGGCGACCGCGTCACCGGGCTCGACGCGGGCGCCGACGACTACCTGGTCAAGCCCTTCGAGCTGGACGAGCTGCTGGCGCGGCTGCGCGCCCTGCTGCGGCGCAGCTCCTACGCCGCCGCCGCGGGGGGCGAGCTCGCGGACCACATCCTGGCCTTCGCCGACCTGCGGATGGACGCCACCACCCGCGAGGTCACCCGCGACGGCCACCCCGTGGAGCTGACCCGCACCGAATACACCCTGCTCGAACTGTTCCTGACCCACCCCCGCCAGGTGCTCACCCGCGAGCAGATCCTGAAGGCGGTGTGGGGCTTCGACTTCGAGCCGTCCTCCAACTCCCTCGACGTGTACGTGATGTACCTGCGGCGCAAGACCGAGGCCGGCGGCATGCGGCGCCTGGTGCACACCGTGCGCGGGGTGGGCTACGTCCTGCGCGCCCCCGACGGCGGTCCCGCGTGA
- a CDS encoding response regulator transcription factor has translation MSSLLLLTNALQPSTEVLPALGLLLHSVRVAPAEGPALVDTPGADVILIDGRRDLPQVRSLCQLLRSTGPGCPLMLVVTEGGLAAVTADWGIDDVLLDTAGPAEVEARLRLAMGRQQITGDDSPMEIRNGDLSVDEATYSAKLKGRVLDLTFKEFELLKYLAQHPGRVFTRAQLLQEVWGYDYFGGTRTVDVHVRRLRAKLGVEHESLIGTVRNVGYRFVTPEKVERAAEEAARSEAAQGRGTAARDGRQDSRSSAEQTV, from the coding sequence GTGAGTTCTCTGCTGCTGCTGACCAACGCACTCCAGCCGTCCACCGAGGTGCTGCCCGCGCTCGGGCTGCTGCTGCACAGCGTGCGGGTGGCCCCCGCCGAGGGCCCCGCCCTCGTGGACACCCCCGGTGCCGACGTGATCCTCATCGACGGGCGCCGCGACCTGCCGCAGGTGCGCAGCCTGTGCCAACTGCTCCGCTCGACGGGCCCCGGCTGTCCGCTGATGCTGGTCGTCACCGAGGGCGGCCTCGCCGCGGTGACCGCGGACTGGGGCATCGACGACGTGCTGCTCGACACCGCCGGCCCCGCAGAGGTCGAGGCGCGGCTGCGCCTCGCGATGGGCCGCCAGCAGATCACCGGCGACGACAGCCCGATGGAGATCCGCAACGGCGACCTGTCGGTGGACGAGGCGACCTACAGCGCCAAGCTCAAGGGCCGGGTCCTCGACCTGACCTTCAAGGAGTTCGAGCTGCTGAAGTACCTGGCGCAGCACCCGGGCCGGGTCTTCACCCGCGCCCAACTGCTCCAGGAGGTCTGGGGCTACGACTACTTCGGCGGTACGCGCACGGTGGACGTGCACGTGCGGCGGCTGCGCGCCAAACTCGGCGTGGAGCACGAGTCGCTGATCGGCACCGTACGCAACGTCGGCTACCGCTTCGTCACCCCGGAGAAGGTCGAGCGGGCCGCCGAGGAGGCCGCGCGCAGCGAGGCCGCGCAGGGCCGCGGGACCGCTGCGCGGGACGGGCGGCAGGACAGCCGCTCTTCCGCTGAGCAGACCGTATGA
- a CDS encoding folate-binding protein, with translation MTKSPLLSLPGAVAAEGPDEGVAAHYGDLFREQRSLADGTGFVDLSHRGVVTVSGADRLSWLHLLLTQHVESLPPGQATEALVLSAHGHIEHALYLVDDGATTWMHVEPGTQGALLAYLESMKFFYRVEAADASDQFAVVYLPAGSITAPPAEWAVRETPYGREVFVPRERLEEFAAQAGPPIGVLAHEALRIEAHRPRLGLETDHRTIPHELGWLDAAVHLQKGCYRGQETVARVHNLGRPPRRLVFLHLDGSEVRLPGHGAQVRIAADGEDGRPVGTITSSARHWELGPIALAVVKRNTPEGATLLAEDTAATQETVVAP, from the coding sequence ATGACCAAGAGCCCCCTGCTGTCGCTGCCCGGAGCCGTCGCTGCGGAAGGCCCCGACGAAGGGGTGGCCGCACACTACGGCGACCTCTTCCGCGAGCAGCGCTCGCTCGCCGACGGCACCGGTTTCGTGGACCTCTCGCACCGCGGTGTGGTGACGGTCAGCGGCGCCGACCGCCTGTCGTGGCTGCACCTGCTGCTCACCCAGCACGTGGAGAGCCTGCCGCCGGGCCAGGCCACCGAGGCGCTCGTCCTGTCCGCGCACGGCCACATCGAGCACGCCCTCTACCTGGTCGACGACGGCGCCACCACCTGGATGCACGTCGAGCCCGGCACGCAGGGGGCGCTGCTCGCGTACCTGGAGAGCATGAAGTTCTTCTACCGGGTCGAGGCCGCCGACGCCTCCGATCAGTTCGCCGTCGTGTACCTGCCCGCCGGGTCGATCACGGCGCCGCCCGCGGAATGGGCCGTGAGGGAGACGCCGTACGGCCGGGAGGTCTTCGTCCCGCGCGAGCGCCTGGAGGAATTCGCCGCCCAGGCGGGTCCCCCCATCGGGGTGCTGGCGCACGAGGCGCTGCGCATCGAGGCGCACCGCCCGCGGCTCGGCCTGGAGACCGACCACCGCACCATCCCGCACGAGCTGGGCTGGCTGGACGCGGCCGTGCACTTGCAGAAGGGCTGCTACCGCGGCCAGGAGACGGTCGCCCGGGTGCACAACCTGGGCCGCCCGCCGCGCCGGCTGGTCTTCCTGCACCTGGACGGCAGCGAGGTGCGGCTGCCCGGCCACGGCGCCCAGGTGCGGATCGCGGCAGACGGCGAGGACGGCAGGCCGGTCGGCACGATCACCTCGTCGGCCAGGCACTGGGAGCTGGGTCCGATCGCGCTCGCGGTCGTCAAGCGCAACACCCCGGAGGGTGCGACGCTGCTGGCCGAGGACACCGCGGCGACCCAGGAGACGGTCGTCGCGCCCTGA
- a CDS encoding DUF3099 domain-containing protein, producing the protein MDARRRHWYFAMMSTCVVLFVMAWAVVRLWSVQAAIGMCLVAAVIPPVAAIVANRRGPNERWFDEAREKDTDPHTGDPESDAWWNELEGKRRNDRRK; encoded by the coding sequence GTGGACGCACGACGCCGACATTGGTATTTCGCCATGATGAGCACCTGTGTGGTGCTGTTCGTCATGGCATGGGCGGTCGTTCGCCTCTGGTCGGTGCAGGCCGCCATCGGAATGTGCCTGGTGGCCGCGGTCATCCCGCCGGTAGCGGCGATCGTCGCCAACCGGCGCGGTCCGAACGAGCGGTGGTTCGACGAGGCGCGGGAGAAGGACACCGACCCGCACACCGGGGACCCGGAGTCCGACGCGTGGTGGAACGAACTCGAGGGCAAGCGCCGCAACGACCGCCGCAAATGA
- a CDS encoding DUF1416 domain-containing protein: MCGAKAGGPDLAGVDVANETIIQGSVTRDGEPVSGYVRLLDGGGEFTAEVPTSATGQFRFFAAPGTWTLRALVPGATVDRTVVAQQGAAAEVAIAV, encoded by the coding sequence ATGTGTGGAGCCAAGGCCGGTGGGCCGGATCTGGCAGGAGTTGACGTGGCGAACGAGACCATCATCCAGGGTTCTGTGACCCGCGACGGCGAGCCCGTGAGCGGATACGTCCGACTGCTGGACGGCGGTGGCGAGTTCACCGCGGAGGTGCCGACCTCGGCGACCGGGCAGTTCCGCTTCTTCGCGGCGCCCGGCACCTGGACGCTGCGCGCGCTCGTGCCCGGCGCCACGGTGGACCGCACGGTCGTCGCCCAGCAGGGCGCGGCAGCCGAGGTGGCCATCGCCGTCTGA